The following are encoded together in the Adhaeribacter arboris genome:
- a CDS encoding DUF1801 domain-containing protein: MDNLNREVTKFLDDLHHPLRAEIEQLRRTILNADGRITENIKWNGPNYCLENEDRITMRIHPPKQIQLIFHRGVKKLTQPKDKIIVDNSGLLVWKENDRAVVSFQDSNGIQKSKLELEDIVNKWMKATKSTTTNR, encoded by the coding sequence ATGGATAACTTAAACAGGGAAGTAACTAAATTTCTTGACGACTTGCATCACCCTTTGAGAGCCGAAATAGAACAGTTACGACGAACAATTTTAAACGCTGATGGTAGAATAACAGAAAACATAAAATGGAATGGACCAAATTATTGTTTGGAGAACGAAGACCGAATAACAATGAGAATTCATCCACCCAAACAAATTCAATTAATTTTTCACAGAGGCGTCAAAAAACTAACTCAACCTAAAGACAAAATTATTGTCGACAATTCAGGACTTCTTGTTTGGAAAGAGAATGATCGAGCAGTAGTTTCTTTTCAGGATAGTAACGGTATACAAAAATCAAAATTGGAACTGGAAGATATCGTAAATAAATGGATGAAAGCAACGAAGTCAACCACAACAAACCGCTAA